From Salvia splendens isolate huo1 chromosome 16, SspV2, whole genome shotgun sequence, a single genomic window includes:
- the LOC121770928 gene encoding protein SPA1-RELATED 2-like isoform X1 — MDQTIGDEMPEPVDGTHIRHKENEFSITPGSSDMLQSEMVTPGVDDYAHMARNRYSVILNAKDMDRIGSSEHASASPRCMDDAGVMVEELTLRNYDGETLTVVGSSNNRDRTQTKKNHWQNLYQIGGRSGISNLHGQSGYKGKGQATSSAWEDEDNNFFPGLLDQSQPPSDSSRNNLLENQLMNNDNGIPGHTLNSPGGIRTKILSKSGFSEYFIKSTLRDKGVIHKTHACRGSGTVSGDLVHPKCGIAGSTNTAAPLGCSGKPVSSLSDRANIDGLTLREWLEADGKKANKVEKLNIFRQVLDLVDFSHAQGSSLQDLRPSAFKLSGANLVMYLGSSVRAGVTDNITDQDNYQSSLNRNDKRPINQRLMSIENQCVKKQRSGDKLNTIQRWPQFPSRSGTRFATNNVSKDPSNDVHKEQGPIAETKNYSKQFGHNVPSSLHALRSSANFMLEEKWYTSPEQFTEKGCTFASNIYCLGILLFELLGSFDSGRSHAAAMLDLRHRILPPNFLSENPKEAGFCLWLLHPEPSSRPTTREILQFEFLSGTQELPRGELLSSIHEEDEESDLLLYFLATLTEQKEKYALSLSEQIQCIEADIQEIEKRKPRKSLVLSSLLQKSPAAACGSSASVDPYLKATNDAETRLMSNIRQLEHAYFSMRSNYQLAESDSATDRDVELLRSREMRCTLGKGENKTEDRLGGFFDGLCKYARYKKFKVRGILRNGEFNNSANVICSLSFDRDEDYLATGGVSKKIKIFEYKALFDDSVDIHYPVVEISNKSKLSCICWNSYIRNFLASTDYDGIIKLWDASTGQGFSEFVEHSQRAWSVDFSRVDPTKLASGSDDRLVKIWSINDRNSLCTIRSHANVCCVQFSPHSSHLLAFSSADYKTYCYDLRNVSVPWCVLAGHEKTVSYAKFLDSGTIVSASTDNTLKIWDLKKTSSNSLSRDACISSLRGHANEKNFVGLSVNDGYITCGSETNEVFAYYKSLPMPISAHKFGSIDPMTGKETEDDNGQFVSSVCWRPKSNMVVAANSTGCIKLLQLV; from the exons ATGGATCAAACAATTGGTGATGAGATGCCCGAACCGGTTGATGGTACACATATCCGGCATAAAGAGAATGAGTTCTCAATAACACCCGGAAGCTCTGACATGCTGCAGTCAGAAATGGTTACACCTGGTGTTGATGATTATGCTCATATGGCAAGAAATCGATATTCAGTTATACTGAATGCAAAAGACATGGACAGAATTGGTTCTTCTGAACATGCGAGTGCCAGTCCACGCTGTATGGATGATGCTGGGGTAATGGTTGAAGAGTTGACGCTGAGAAATTATGATGGGGAAACATTGACCGTTGTGGGTAGTTCAAACAATAGAGATCgaacacaaactaaaaaaaaccaCTGGCAGAATTTGTATCAAATAGGTGGCAGATCAGGAATCAGCAACCTTCATGGACAGAGTGGGTACAAAGGAAAAGGTCAGGCAACCTCGAGTGCCTGGGAGGATGAGGATAACAATTTCTTTCCTGGATTACTAGATCAAAGTCAGCCACCGTCAGACTCCAGTCGTAATAATCTTTTGGAAAATCAACTAATGAACAATGATAATGGTATTCCAGGCCATACGTTAAATTCTCCTGGAGGCATTAGGACAAAGATCTTGTCTAAATCTGGTTTTTCGGAGTACTTCATTAAAAGTACATTGAGAGACAAAGGAGTAATACATAAAACACATGCCTGCAGAGGATCTGGTACTGTGTCTGGGGACCTGGTTCATCCGAAGTGTGGCATTGCTGGTTCAACAAATACTGCCGCACCATTAGGTTGTTCTGGAAAGCCTGTTTCATCTCTTTCAGACAGAGCCAATATTGATGGATTAACTTTAAGAGAATGGCTGGAAGCTGATggaaagaaagcaaataaagttGAAAAACTGAATATATTTAGGCAGGTTCTGGATCTTGTTGATTTTTCACACGCTCAAGGATCTTCGCTTCAAGATTTAAGGCCTTCTGCCTTCAAATTGTCAGGGGCAAATCTGGTCATGTATCTAGGATCTTCTGTACGTGCAGGGGTCACAGATAATATTACAGATCAAGACAATTACCAATCTAGTCTTAATCGTAACGATAAGAGGCCAATAAATCAAAGGTTGATGTCTATTGAGAACCAATGTGTGAAGAAGCAGAGATCAGGTGATAAATTGAACACTATCCAAAGGTGGCCCCAGTTTCCATCAAGGTCTGGCACTAGATTTGCGACCAACAATGTTTCCAAGGATCCTAGCAATGATGTACACAAGGAACAGGGTCCTATAGCAGAAACTAAGAACTACAGCAAACAGTTTGGCCATAATGTGCCTAGTTCATTACATGCATTGCGGTCCTCTGCAAATTTTATGTTGGAAGAGAAGTGGTATACAAGCCCAGAGCAGTTCACTGAGAAAGGCTGTACCTTTGCATCAAACATATACTGCCTGGGAATTCTTCTATTTGAG TTACTTGGCTCATTTGATTCTGGAAGATCTCATGCTGCTGCCATGCTTGATTTACGTCATAGGATTCTCCCTCCCAACTTTCTTTCAGAGAATCCTAAGGAAGCTGGGTTTTGCCTTTGGTTACTTCACCCTGAGCCTTCATCACGCCCCACAACCAG AGAAATTTTGCAGTTTGAATTTCTAAGTGGTACTCAAGAACTACCTCGAGGTGAGTTGTTATCATCtattcatgaagaagatgaggaaTCAGATTTGTTATTGTACTTCCTTGCAACATTAACCGAGCAAAAAGAAAAGTATGCACTCAGTCTATCAGAACAAATACAGTGCATTGAAGCTGATATTCAAGAGATTGAGAAACGCAAACCTAGAAAGTCATTGGTTCTATCTTCTTTGCTTCAGAAGTCACCTGCTGCTGCATGTGGGAGCAGTGCAAGCGTAGATCCATATTTAAAGGCTACAAATGATGCAGAAACTAGGTTAATGAGTAATATCAGGCAACTCGAACATGCTTACTTTTCTATGAGATCAAACTATCAGCTTGCAGAAAGTGATTCTGCCACTGATAGGGATGTAGAACTCCTGAGAAGTCGTGAAATGAGGTGCACTCTGGGAAAGGGAGAGAACAAGACTGAAGATCGTCTAGGGGGCTTCTTTGACGGTTTGTGTAAATATGCTCGCTACAAAAAATTCAAAGTAAGAGGAATACTGCGGAATGGAGAATTTAATAATTCTGCAAATGTGATCTGCTCTTTAAGTTTTGACCGTGATGAAGACTACTTAGCTACAGGAGGGGTGTCAAAGAAGATAAAAATTTTCGAATATAAAGCTCTCTTTGATGATTCAGTCGATATTCATTATCCAGTTGTTGAGATATCAAATAAGTCAAAGCTTAGTTGCATTTGCTGGAACAGCTATATCAGAAACTTCCTTGCTTCTACAGATTATGATGGCATAATCAAG TTATGGGATGCGTCAACTGGTCAAGGGTTTTCTGAGTTCGTTGAGCATAGTCAAAGGGCTTGGTCTGTTGACTTCTCTCGTGTTGATCCTACGAAACTAGCCAGTGGAAGTGATGATCGTTTGGTGAAAATATGGAGCATAAACGAT CGAAATAGTTTGTGCACAATTAGGAGCCATGCAAATGTTTGCTGTGTTCAGTTCTCACCTCACTCCTCCCATTTACTGGCCTTCAGCTCTGCTGACTATAAGACATATTGCTATGATCTTCGCAATGTTTCAGTACCTTGGTGTGTGTTGGCGGGCCATGAGAAAACTGTAAGCTATGCAAAATTCTTGGATTCAGGAACAATTGTTTCTGCATCTACTGACAACACACTGAAGATTTGGGATTTAAAGAAGACAAGTTCCAATAGTTTGTCAAGGGATGCTTGTATTTCAAGTCTCAGAGGGCATGCTAATGAGAAG AACTTTGTTGGCCTATCAGTGAATGATGGTTATATAACATGTGGTTCCGAGACAAATGAG GTATTTGCTTACTATAAATCTCTCCCCATGCCAATTTCTGCCCACAAATTTGGCTCCATTGATCCCATGACTGGTAAGGAGACAGAAGATGATAATGGACAGTTCGTTTCAAGTGTTTGCTGGAGACCAAAGTCAAATATGGTTGTTGCTGCTAATTCAACTGGGTGTATCAAACTCCTACAGTTGGTTTAG
- the LOC121770928 gene encoding protein SPA1-RELATED 2-like isoform X2 produces MDQTIGDEMPEPVDGTHIRHKENEFSITPGSSDMLQSEMVTPGVDDYAHMARNRYSVILNAKDMDRIGSSEHASASPRCMDDAGVMVEELTLRNYDGETLTVVGSSNNRDRTQTKKNHWQNLYQIGGRSGISNLHGQSGYKGKGQATSSAWEDEDNNFFPGLLDQSQPPSDSSRNNLLENQLMNNDNGIPGHTLNSPGGIRTKILSKSGFSEYFIKSTLRDKGVIHKTHACRGSGTVSGDLVHPKCGIAGSTNTAAPLGCSGKPVSSLSDRANIDGLTLREWLEADGKKANKVEKLNIFRQVLDLVDFSHAQGSSLQDLRPSAFKLSGANLVMYLGSSVRAGVTDNITDQDNYQSSLNRNDKRPINQRLMSIENQCVKKQRSGDKLNTIQRWPQFPSRSGTRFATNNVSKDPSNDVHKEQGPIAETKNYSKQFGHNVPSSLHALRSSANFMLEEKWYTSPEQFTEKGCTFASNIYCLGILLFELLGSFDSGRSHAAAMLDLRHRILPPNFLSENPKEAGFCLWLLHPEPSSRPTTREILQFEFLSGTQELPRGELLSSIHEEDEESDLLLYFLATLTEQKEKYALSLSEQIQCIEADIQEIEKRKPRKSLVLSSLLQKSPAAACGSSASVDPYLKATNDAETRLMSNIRQLEHAYFSMRSNYQLAESDSATDRDVELLRSREMRCTLGKGENKTEDRLGGFFDGLCKYARYKKFKVRGILRNGEFNNSANVICSLSFDRDEDYLATGGVSKKIKIFEYKALFDDSVDIHYPVVEISNKSKLSCICWNSYIRNFLASTDYDGIIKLWDASTGQGFSEFVEHSQRAWSVDFSRVDPTKLASGSDDRLVKIWSINDFVHN; encoded by the exons ATGGATCAAACAATTGGTGATGAGATGCCCGAACCGGTTGATGGTACACATATCCGGCATAAAGAGAATGAGTTCTCAATAACACCCGGAAGCTCTGACATGCTGCAGTCAGAAATGGTTACACCTGGTGTTGATGATTATGCTCATATGGCAAGAAATCGATATTCAGTTATACTGAATGCAAAAGACATGGACAGAATTGGTTCTTCTGAACATGCGAGTGCCAGTCCACGCTGTATGGATGATGCTGGGGTAATGGTTGAAGAGTTGACGCTGAGAAATTATGATGGGGAAACATTGACCGTTGTGGGTAGTTCAAACAATAGAGATCgaacacaaactaaaaaaaaccaCTGGCAGAATTTGTATCAAATAGGTGGCAGATCAGGAATCAGCAACCTTCATGGACAGAGTGGGTACAAAGGAAAAGGTCAGGCAACCTCGAGTGCCTGGGAGGATGAGGATAACAATTTCTTTCCTGGATTACTAGATCAAAGTCAGCCACCGTCAGACTCCAGTCGTAATAATCTTTTGGAAAATCAACTAATGAACAATGATAATGGTATTCCAGGCCATACGTTAAATTCTCCTGGAGGCATTAGGACAAAGATCTTGTCTAAATCTGGTTTTTCGGAGTACTTCATTAAAAGTACATTGAGAGACAAAGGAGTAATACATAAAACACATGCCTGCAGAGGATCTGGTACTGTGTCTGGGGACCTGGTTCATCCGAAGTGTGGCATTGCTGGTTCAACAAATACTGCCGCACCATTAGGTTGTTCTGGAAAGCCTGTTTCATCTCTTTCAGACAGAGCCAATATTGATGGATTAACTTTAAGAGAATGGCTGGAAGCTGATggaaagaaagcaaataaagttGAAAAACTGAATATATTTAGGCAGGTTCTGGATCTTGTTGATTTTTCACACGCTCAAGGATCTTCGCTTCAAGATTTAAGGCCTTCTGCCTTCAAATTGTCAGGGGCAAATCTGGTCATGTATCTAGGATCTTCTGTACGTGCAGGGGTCACAGATAATATTACAGATCAAGACAATTACCAATCTAGTCTTAATCGTAACGATAAGAGGCCAATAAATCAAAGGTTGATGTCTATTGAGAACCAATGTGTGAAGAAGCAGAGATCAGGTGATAAATTGAACACTATCCAAAGGTGGCCCCAGTTTCCATCAAGGTCTGGCACTAGATTTGCGACCAACAATGTTTCCAAGGATCCTAGCAATGATGTACACAAGGAACAGGGTCCTATAGCAGAAACTAAGAACTACAGCAAACAGTTTGGCCATAATGTGCCTAGTTCATTACATGCATTGCGGTCCTCTGCAAATTTTATGTTGGAAGAGAAGTGGTATACAAGCCCAGAGCAGTTCACTGAGAAAGGCTGTACCTTTGCATCAAACATATACTGCCTGGGAATTCTTCTATTTGAG TTACTTGGCTCATTTGATTCTGGAAGATCTCATGCTGCTGCCATGCTTGATTTACGTCATAGGATTCTCCCTCCCAACTTTCTTTCAGAGAATCCTAAGGAAGCTGGGTTTTGCCTTTGGTTACTTCACCCTGAGCCTTCATCACGCCCCACAACCAG AGAAATTTTGCAGTTTGAATTTCTAAGTGGTACTCAAGAACTACCTCGAGGTGAGTTGTTATCATCtattcatgaagaagatgaggaaTCAGATTTGTTATTGTACTTCCTTGCAACATTAACCGAGCAAAAAGAAAAGTATGCACTCAGTCTATCAGAACAAATACAGTGCATTGAAGCTGATATTCAAGAGATTGAGAAACGCAAACCTAGAAAGTCATTGGTTCTATCTTCTTTGCTTCAGAAGTCACCTGCTGCTGCATGTGGGAGCAGTGCAAGCGTAGATCCATATTTAAAGGCTACAAATGATGCAGAAACTAGGTTAATGAGTAATATCAGGCAACTCGAACATGCTTACTTTTCTATGAGATCAAACTATCAGCTTGCAGAAAGTGATTCTGCCACTGATAGGGATGTAGAACTCCTGAGAAGTCGTGAAATGAGGTGCACTCTGGGAAAGGGAGAGAACAAGACTGAAGATCGTCTAGGGGGCTTCTTTGACGGTTTGTGTAAATATGCTCGCTACAAAAAATTCAAAGTAAGAGGAATACTGCGGAATGGAGAATTTAATAATTCTGCAAATGTGATCTGCTCTTTAAGTTTTGACCGTGATGAAGACTACTTAGCTACAGGAGGGGTGTCAAAGAAGATAAAAATTTTCGAATATAAAGCTCTCTTTGATGATTCAGTCGATATTCATTATCCAGTTGTTGAGATATCAAATAAGTCAAAGCTTAGTTGCATTTGCTGGAACAGCTATATCAGAAACTTCCTTGCTTCTACAGATTATGATGGCATAATCAAG TTATGGGATGCGTCAACTGGTCAAGGGTTTTCTGAGTTCGTTGAGCATAGTCAAAGGGCTTGGTCTGTTGACTTCTCTCGTGTTGATCCTACGAAACTAGCCAGTGGAAGTGATGATCGTTTGGTGAAAATATGGAGCATAAACGAT TTTGTGCACAATTAG